Sequence from the Bacillus thuringiensis genome:
AAACTTCTTCTTCGTAAAGTTGCCAAATTAATGCGAGTATACTTTTATTTTGCATAAGAAAAGCAGCTGGTGGATTAATGATTTTCACTCTGCCTTGCGCTATATGATCTAAAAACTGAAGTCCAATTCTTTTCCCGTTTTTATCAGCGTCTGAAACTAAATATTCAATTGGATATAGTCTATATAAATAATGAATTCTCTCACCATTTGGCGTATATATACCATCATCTGCCACGACAATATCTTGTATACCTATATAATCCGTTGCCTGATCTAAACAATAGCTTCTTAAAAATTGAACCGTTCGATGATCTTCATCATGCCAATCATAACTCGTGAAATAAATCGTTTCTCTAGGATCTATATTATAGTCATGTTTAATTTGTTCCCATGCCTGCACAATATGCTCTTCTATATGATTTGGGTGATTTACATCGTGATAACGGCACAACACTTCATTTGCGACAGATGGCTCTAAATAACCTGTTGGTGTATCACAATTTACTTCTATTAACTTTATATCTTCACCATTTACGATAAAGTCAAACCTTGTAAAATATGAAAACAAACCATTATGTTTCATTCTCGCAATTTCCCACGTTTCAGCTGGAAATCCTAGTTTTTGAAAATCTTCTGTCGTATTGAGAATATATTGATACGTTCTATATAACACATACATAATTTCTTCTGTCGCTTTTGAAATAGCAGTATAAGTTTTTACTGGCATACGATACATACCTGTTGCCATATATTGATTCCATTCTTCATTTTCTAATAGACTCGGCCAAGTAAATCCATTCCTACCAGCCTCTTCTGCAAGTGAAAACCATACTTTCATATACTCTTTCTGTTCTTGTTCTGTATACATAACCCTATTATCCTTTCGTGTTAAGATCCGGCTGGCGCTTTTGCATTCCCAATTCCACTTGAACCAGAATTCACTTTCGGTGTTTGTGTCGTAGATGATTTCGGCGCATTTGTATCTGGCGTCACTTTATTTGATGGATTTGGCTGTTGTTTATTTAAATCCACTTTATTGGAAGAATTACTATTGTTACTGTTAGTTCCACCGTAATACCCTCCACCACCGCTGCCGCCAGTTCTACGCTCATCTTTTTCACGATAAGGAATAATATTGTTCGTATATGGTTTCTTCATTACATTTGGTTTTGCTGTATAATTCATATTTGAAGTTCTGCTTGCTAATAAATATCCTGCTACAAACGGAAGTATTGGTAAATGTGAATTTTCATTATACGATGAAAACGATGGATTATTTTCCTTACATAACTCATCTTTTTCTACATTTTCATTAGTTGGGGCTTTATCATCACAATTTAATGTTTCTTGTTCATTTCCTTGTTTTGCACCATCTGTTTTAACAGCGGTACTTTCTTTCTGTGCAGTTTCTTCTTCATAATCGCCACAGCCCGTTAATAAAAAAGATGACACCCCTATTGAAGTAGCGATTTTTATAAATTTACTTTTATCCATTCTCATGTGTTATACACCTAATTTCTATTATCTATATTTTTCCAGATACCTTTATTATATAATGTAAATATCACTTTTTTCAAACGAAACACAATATGTACATTTGCATATTTTCACACTATTTTTCCAAGTAACAATGAAACCTTTCACTCCCCGGATATTTTTCTCCTAAACTTTTAACCTGAAAACCAATTTTCTTATAAAATTCTACTGCCTCATCGTCTGTCTCTGCCTCTAGATAAGTCAATTGATGCATTCTTACTACTTCCTTTATCATTTGCAACGCAATTCCTTTATTACGATATTGTGGAGCGACTGCTATATGGCATATTCTTGCTTTATTTACTCCGATTATTTCAATACCTATACAAGCCTTTTCCTCATATCTATGCAATGTCCCTTTATTCCTTTCATAAAATAAAACTGCTTTCTTTTTGCTAGTTTCACTTGGGCCGACTGCATACAGGAGTACATTTAAAATGGGATCTTTCTCAATTTGTTCAACACATTGCAAATTCATTTCATCATTCCTTTGTACGAAAAAAGATTAGCTCTTTATATATAGAGCTAATCTCATTACGCAGTTATTTTTTCTTCTTTCTTCACAACGACCGCTACATAACTATGTAGTATCATTCCGATAATAACGAGGCTCATACCAATCCAAGATAAAGATGACGGAATTGGTGCAGATAACAAGATAAGTTCTCCTACTAGCGCAAATAAAACCTCCCCAGACTGAGTTGCTTCCACTGTTGCTAGTTTTTGTGGATCATCTTTTACAAGATCTGTCGCAAAGAAGAATAGTACGGTCGCGATTAAACCAGAACTAACCGCTACAATAAAACATTGGAAAACTTGGCTAATTGACGGTAGACCACCTGTTGATACTTCATAACCAGATAGTAAAAACCAAAATGGTAAGCTTGCTAATGTCATACCAAGAACTCGCTGGAATACATCTAACTCCCCTTTACAAACTTGCATCATTTTTCGGTTTCCAAGAGGATACGCAAACGCTGCAATAAGTACAGGAACGACACATAAAACAGTTTCACGAATTCCTAACGACGAAGCATGTTCTACTTGCATGAGTACAACACCGCATAAAATAATACCCGACATAACTAATTCCTTCATTGGGAGTTTTTTATGTAATGGATCTACCGCAAAAAATGGTGTTAACAAAATCCCTGCGACGATCGTAATTTGCCATGTTGATGCAACGAGCCAACCAGGTCCAAAAGCTCCAGCAAAACTAAGTGGTGCATAGAAGAGACCAAATCCAACGATACTCCACACTAACCATTCTTTCGGATTGTTTTTCATAAATTGAAAGAGTTGCTTTAAGTTTCCCCTATACATGACAATAAGTAAAAGCATTGGAACCATAAAGTAGTACCGTAATGAAGCACTCCAAATCCAGCTTCCACCTTCTAAGTCCATCGCCCGGTTTAAAACGAAGGTAAAGGCAAAGAAAAATGATGCCAATATCCCTACTGCAATAGCTTTCATGATAAAACCCCTTGTTTAGTTTCTTCTTATACTATACAACAAAATAAATATAATTAAAATTCGAACTCTTTATCTCGCATGAATTCTAGCACTATATAGTCTTCTTAAACGACTAATATGAGCCTGATGGTATCGATTATGATCAGCTATATGCCATATCCCCCATCTTATAGTCGTATTTTCTCCCTTTTCATAAAAAACTTCTCGTGTTAAATCATTTTCTGTTAGTTTCATACACTCCTCATAAAGCATATGTTGAACAACTTCATAATCTTGCATTAATTGTTGCAACGTCTGTTTTCTTACTCTTGGCAGTTTTCCTACTTCATTTAACATAGGTCCATATATATTATCAAGTACCTGTGGAATTGCTTCTCCTTTTAAGCGGTACACCCAATGTAAATCGACAACTGCTAAATGTTGAAGTAGTTGTCCAATACTATTTTCATTATTTTCTGTTCCTTTAAATGCCAGCTCTTTTTCGTCAGTTCCTTCCACTAACTTTTGCAGTCTTTTAAATGTATCAGTAACCGTCGCATACAAAATTGCTACTTGCGGGTTTATATTTTTGTCTATATAAAGATCTTTCATACTAAACTCCCTCTCTTACAAGAACAACACCATATGTTCATCATCACTATACACACCATTCATCTTTATAGCTCTCTTTTCAATCCCATACGTTTTAAAGCCCATTGATTCATAAAACTTCTTTGCTGGCACGTTTGTAGACACAACACCTAAGGTCAATTGTTCCAAGTCCATTTCTCTTGCTCTTTCAATTACCTTACGTATTAACTCACGTGCAAGGCCACTTCTTCGATTACTTGCATCTACATACATCGCAACGATATGTCCTTTATGTTTATACGCCTCTTTCTCTTCTGTTAGTAAAGTGACAACTCCAACTAATTGATGATCTTCATTAAAAGCACCGAATGTACAACTAGTAGCAGCTGTTAAATTTCTTTCCACTCGCTTAATCGGGTTTTCTTGACGAATCGCCTCTTCATAAGTTGTTACAAATGCCTCTGGATTTACTTGTAATGCCTGTAAACGTAAGTCCCAATATTTTTTTGCATCTTCTTTCGTAAGTAATCGAATCATATTTCTTCAGCCCCTTAAAGTTAACATAATATTTTTATAAACTACTATTTATAGATTCGTATTCTTCTCTTAACATACTATAGCGATAACGATGAATGAACTTCCCTTGACGTAATCGATCATTTCTCATTAGTCCTTCACAAACAAAACCAGCCTTTTCATAGCTCTTTCTAGCTTGAAAATTATCTTCGTCTACACGTAGCCAAACTTTTTCTAATTTAAATTCAAAGAATGCTAGCTGTAACATACCATATAGAGCTGCTATTCCATATCCTTTGCCCCAATACTCTTTATTACCAATCGCGATTCCCAGTTCTGCATTTTTATTTGTCTTATCAAAGTTTTTAAGATCTACCCATCCAATATGTATGCCGTTCTCTGCAGTGATAGCTCTTTGTTCATAACCATTTTTTCGATTTATACATGCTTCAATCCATATTTTCGTATCTTCACGAGTGAACGGTGGATATTGATCTGGTACAACTAAATATTTCGTTACCTGTGTATCTAATGACCATTGATATCGATCTTCTACATCATCTAGTGTCAGTTCTCTTAATTGAACAACTGGTACATTCATTGTGTTATCCCCTTCTTATTTTCCTATAGAAAACCCTTCGAACATTCTTCCTCCATACTGTTCTAGCGTTTTTTCTACAAAAGTAATTAATTTCATTTTCTCTCCTGTTGTATAAAAATGATCGAACGCCGCTACAAATTGATCTGCGTAATGTTCATCATATATTCTAAGTACCCTTATAAACCATTTTGAACTTCCAAGCCATTTCCCATTTACCCTTAATACATATTCATGTAATAAACCAGCTAATAAATTCGCGATAAACAACTCTTCTTCTCTTTTTGATGCACCAATAAAATCATCCAAAGTATCTGTAATAAAATAACGCTTCTGCTCCATCATTTCTTCTGTCCATTTAGCTGGTCCTTTATTTAGTAACTCATTCGCTTCGCTTTTTAATTTCTCAACAATTTCATCTTCCCCTTTTAACACAATACCTTCTGCAACTAATTGTGGTAACGAAGGTCTTCCGCGGTCACAATCCATTTTAAAAAAGGTTTTTAACGTTTCAAAATTATGTACAAATACCTCAACTGGCCATCCATTACTATAGAAAGATTCTCTATAACAAGATGACAAACTACGATCTATTATTACAATGTCCAGATCCGATGTTTTTGTCGCTTCTCCTCTTGCAACGCTTCCTCCAAGTAAAGCTACATCACAATTCGGAAATTGTGATGTAATTATGCTTTTTGCCGCTTCCATTGCTTTCATAACCGTTCCCCTTTTCTTATTTCACTTTCTTTTTTTCAGCTCTTTCTCTCGCTTTTTTTATATACGGTTCTGCGTCTGGTGTTTTGCATGATGTTGCCCCGTGATCAACCTGTACTTTTCCAATTACACGTGCAATTTCAATCGCTTTTCGCTCTAAGTCTTCATTACGAATGCCTATCGCAATTAAAGCACGATTCATCGCTTCTTTTTTTCTATTTTTTTCATTATGTATATTTGTTTTAATTTCTTCTAAATAAGATGAGAAGAAATCATCATATAACGTTTTATTTTTAATCGCTATATTTGCTAATAAAGACCAACCTGCTCTTCCAATCCATTCATCATCAGACTTTGTCCATTCTTCCATTCTTTCTATCGCAATTGGCGACGTACAAATAGCCGTCATCAAAACGTCCATTAAACAATAATAATCAACTTCCTGTACCCATTTATTTAGCAGTTTTGTCGTGACTTTCTTTGGATCTAATATCATTGTTGCTAAAGTCATTGCATCCATATTTTTTGTTTCCCATAATAAAATTGCTAAATCATGATCTTTTTTTATCTTCTTTTTTAACAATTTTAAATTAGCAAAACTAACTCCGAATAGTGGCTCTTTCGCTCCATGGTTTTTATACGTTTTACAATTTTGTTCTGTTCCATATTCCTCTAGTTGCCGCATTACTTCCTCAAGTAACATATGCCCACCTCTTTATCTTTTATGTTGACTTCATATATGTATGTACGATATATTCTACATTACTTTTTGGTTTTCCTATATTTATTTTTTAAATACGGTATGTGAAATTTTACAGATGCTTTTTAATGCAACAGAAATCCTCTTCGCTAGCATTCTCTGTATTCAATCCCCTACTAACTCACTCATTGGGTTTACTATAGATATGAACACATTACATGCATTTTCATTCAATTCTTGTTTCATTTTAGTAAACCTGCAAAATAATGAAATCTTGCATACTTTTGGACAAACTTTTTTGCGCTTGTAAAAAAGTTTTTTTGCAATTACCTCCCTATAATTGCTAATATAGTAGAGTAGAACTTTTATAGAGAGAAGGAAAATTATGCACAATGGAATTCGAATGACAACTTTAGTAAAAAGGGCTATGTTGATTTGCGCGGGAGTATTATTTACATACGAAGCGGCTTTAGGATCAGCACATACTGCTCTAGCAAGTACAGAGGATGAAGCAAAATCTGTTCAACTTGTAAGTGAAATTCAATCATCTCTTGCACCAAAAGAAGCTCCAAAACAATATAATGGGCAAGTTAGAAAAGTAGCTTACTTAACATTTGATGATGGTCCTGGAAAGTACACAGCTGAGCTTTTAGATATGTTAAAGAGAGAAAATGCAAAAGCAACATTCTTCCTTATTGGTTCAAATGTAAAAGCTTTTCCTGATCTTGTAAAGCGTGAAGATGCTGAAGGCCACTACGTTGGGATGCACAGTATGACTCATAACTACAAAAAACTTTACACTGAAGGTCATTACGTAGATGAAATGAAAGAAGATCAAGGCTTAATCGCTGGCGTTCTAGGTAAATCCCCCGTATTAACTCGTCCATCTTACGGCTCAATGCCAGGATTAAACGAAGCTCTTCGTAACAAAGTTGTTGAGAATGGGCTAAAAGTTTGGGATTGGACAATCGATTCATTAGACTGGAGATATAACAAAATGCCTGTTGACGCTGCATCAGCTAAAATTGTAGAAAACGTTCTAAATGGTGCTAATAAACCAGCAGAAGTTATTCTTATGCACGACATTCATCCACAATCAGTTAAAGCAGTACCTGGTATTATTAAAGGACTGAAAGAAAAAGGATATGAATTAGAAGCCTATAGTGAGAACGAACACTTCCCATTAAACTTCTGGCATGATA
This genomic interval carries:
- a CDS encoding glutathionylspermidine synthase family protein, which encodes MYTEQEQKEYMKVWFSLAEEAGRNGFTWPSLLENEEWNQYMATGMYRMPVKTYTAISKATEEIMYVLYRTYQYILNTTEDFQKLGFPAETWEIARMKHNGLFSYFTRFDFIVNGEDIKLIEVNCDTPTGYLEPSVANEVLCRYHDVNHPNHIEEHIVQAWEQIKHDYNIDPRETIYFTSYDWHDEDHRTVQFLRSYCLDQATDYIGIQDIVVADDGIYTPNGERIHYLYRLYPIEYLVSDADKNGKRIGLQFLDHIAQGRVKIINPPAAFLMQNKSILALIWQLYEEEVFFEEEERGIIQKYFLPTYFTNKPFIERNESYVSKPLYGREGGGVSIFENNELLAEDKTEYYFEQRKIYQKYIEMPDYTIDTWDGPYTGKLLIGSHCISGRAAGLFLRVGEKITGNLSMFTGVTNEG
- a CDS encoding GNAT family N-acetyltransferase, whose amino-acid sequence is MNLQCVEQIEKDPILNVLLYAVGPSETSKKKAVLFYERNKGTLHRYEEKACIGIEIIGVNKARICHIAVAPQYRNKGIALQMIKEVVRMHQLTYLEAETDDEAVEFYKKIGFQVKSLGEKYPGSERFHCYLEK
- a CDS encoding multidrug resistance efflux transporter family protein, translating into MKAIAVGILASFFFAFTFVLNRAMDLEGGSWIWSASLRYYFMVPMLLLIVMYRGNLKQLFQFMKNNPKEWLVWSIVGFGLFYAPLSFAGAFGPGWLVASTWQITIVAGILLTPFFAVDPLHKKLPMKELVMSGIILCGVVLMQVEHASSLGIRETVLCVVPVLIAAFAYPLGNRKMMQVCKGELDVFQRVLGMTLASLPFWFLLSGYEVSTGGLPSISQVFQCFIVAVSSGLIATVLFFFATDLVKDDPQKLATVEATQSGEVLFALVGELILLSAPIPSSLSWIGMSLVIIGMILHSYVAVVVKKEEKITA
- a CDS encoding DinB family protein, which translates into the protein MKDLYIDKNINPQVAILYATVTDTFKRLQKLVEGTDEKELAFKGTENNENSIGQLLQHLAVVDLHWVYRLKGEAIPQVLDNIYGPMLNEVGKLPRVRKQTLQQLMQDYEVVQHMLYEECMKLTENDLTREVFYEKGENTTIRWGIWHIADHNRYHQAHISRLRRLYSARIHAR
- a CDS encoding GNAT family N-acetyltransferase, with amino-acid sequence MIRLLTKEDAKKYWDLRLQALQVNPEAFVTTYEEAIRQENPIKRVERNLTAATSCTFGAFNEDHQLVGVVTLLTEEKEAYKHKGHIVAMYVDASNRRSGLARELIRKVIERAREMDLEQLTLGVVSTNVPAKKFYESMGFKTYGIEKRAIKMNGVYSDDEHMVLFL
- a CDS encoding GNAT family N-acetyltransferase encodes the protein MNVPVVQLRELTLDDVEDRYQWSLDTQVTKYLVVPDQYPPFTREDTKIWIEACINRKNGYEQRAITAENGIHIGWVDLKNFDKTNKNAELGIAIGNKEYWGKGYGIAALYGMLQLAFFEFKLEKVWLRVDEDNFQARKSYEKAGFVCEGLMRNDRLRQGKFIHRYRYSMLREEYESINSSL
- a CDS encoding nucleotidyltransferase domain-containing protein, whose translation is MKAMEAAKSIITSQFPNCDVALLGGSVARGEATKTSDLDIVIIDRSLSSCYRESFYSNGWPVEVFVHNFETLKTFFKMDCDRGRPSLPQLVAEGIVLKGEDEIVEKLKSEANELLNKGPAKWTEEMMEQKRYFITDTLDDFIGASKREEELFIANLLAGLLHEYVLRVNGKWLGSSKWFIRVLRIYDEHYADQFVAAFDHFYTTGEKMKLITFVEKTLEQYGGRMFEGFSIGK
- a CDS encoding DNA alkylation repair protein produces the protein MLLEEVMRQLEEYGTEQNCKTYKNHGAKEPLFGVSFANLKLLKKKIKKDHDLAILLWETKNMDAMTLATMILDPKKVTTKLLNKWVQEVDYYCLMDVLMTAICTSPIAIERMEEWTKSDDEWIGRAGWSLLANIAIKNKTLYDDFFSSYLEEIKTNIHNEKNRKKEAMNRALIAIGIRNEDLERKAIEIARVIGKVQVDHGATSCKTPDAEPYIKKARERAEKKKVK
- a CDS encoding peptidoglycan-N-acetylglucosamine deacetylase, encoding MHNGIRMTTLVKRAMLICAGVLFTYEAALGSAHTALASTEDEAKSVQLVSEIQSSLAPKEAPKQYNGQVRKVAYLTFDDGPGKYTAELLDMLKRENAKATFFLIGSNVKAFPDLVKREDAEGHYVGMHSMTHNYKKLYTEGHYVDEMKEDQGLIAGVLGKSPVLTRPSYGSMPGLNEALRNKVVENGLKVWDWTIDSLDWRYNKMPVDAASAKIVENVLNGANKPAEVILMHDIHPQSVKAVPGIIKGLKEKGYELEAYSENEHFPLNFWHDNRM